A segment of the Betaproteobacteria bacterium genome:
GCGCCCATTGGCAAGGTGTGGGATGCCGTCAAGGATTTCGACGGTCTGCACAAATGGCACCCCGTATTTTCCAACGATGTGATCAAATCGGGCACCAACAATGTGGTGGGCGCCATCCGCACGCTCACCGTCAAGGACGGGCCAAGCTTCGATGAGACGCTGTTGGAATGGAGTGCCGCCAAGCGCCGCTTCACGTACAACGTCATCGACCCCAATCCCTTGCCCATCAAGAACTACCAATCCACCATGGAAGTCATTCAGCTAAGCCCCGGCATCACCGCGATTCTTTGGCGCAGTGCCTTCGAAAATAACTCCGGGGGAAAAATGAAGGAAGAGGAGGTCATCAATTTCCTCAATGGCGCCTACAAGGCCGGCCTGGATCCGCTCAAGGCCTCTTTGTAGTAATGGCTCCCGTGCCCTCCGGAACCCATTCGGCGGGCCTCGCCATGACGTCCGAGTCCAGAACAACTTCGGTCACCTTCATCGGCGGAGGCAATATGGCCCGCGCCCTGATAGGTGGATTGCTTCAGCGCGGCTACAAGGCGGGGCAGTTTCACGTCGTGGAGATCAGCGAGAACGCAAGGCAGGCGTTGGAGAAGAAGTTCAAGGTTCGTACTTCGGCGAATTTATCCACCCAGCCGCCCGCAAATGGCGTGATAGTCCTAGCGGTAAAGCCGCAACAACTCCGCGAGGTTGCTCTTTCGCTCGCGCCGTTGTTGCAAAGCCAGCTCGTACTCACCATCGCCGCGGGAGTGCGATGCGGCGACCTGTCGCGATGGTTGGGGAACTATGGCCGCATCGCGCGCGCCATGCCAAACACCCCCGCCTTGGTCCTCGCCGGGGTTTCGGCTCTTTATGCCATGCCAGGGGTGGACGCCACGCAGCGCTCGCAAGCCGGGCAGATTCTGGCTTGCGTCGGATCGGTGATCTGGTTGGACGATGAGTCCCAGCTGGACGCAGTGACTGCCGTGTCCGGTAGCGGCCCAGCCTACGTGTTCTACTTTATGGAGGCCATGGAGGAAGCAGCGCTCGAGCTTGGGTTAAACACGCAACAGGCCAAGCAGCTCGTACTAGATACCTTTACCGGTGCGGCGAAACTCGCCTCCGCGAGCGCGGAACCCGCGGCCGTGCTGCGTGAACGCGTCACGTCCAAGGGCGGGACAACCGAGCGCGCGCTCTCCGAATTCGACGCAGCCCGCCTCAAGCAGCACATCGTTACCGGCGTGATATCGGCGGCGGCGCGCTCTCGCGAGCTTGGCGACACCTTCGGCCAACCGGCTTAAATATCTCGTGCTCATACAACCACTCATCTTCGTCCTCGAAACCTTTGCCGGGTTATTCGTATTCGCGCTACTGATGCGCTTTTACCTGCAATGGTTTCGCGCGGCCCCGCGCAATCCCGCCTCCTTATTCTTGCACGCTCTCACGGACTGGATCGTTCTACCCGCGCGCCGCCTCATACCCGGCCTATGGGGAATCGATCTCGCGAGTTTAGTCATGGCCTGGGCTTTCGAGCTCTTGCTCATGATATTGGTCGCGTCGCTTCAGGGCGTCCCGATCTCCGTTCTCAGCGGAGCTTCCTGGGTGGGGCTAGCCTTACTGGCAGTGGTGCGATTGATCAAGTTGACGATCTATCTCGTGATGTTCGCGGTAATCGTCCAAGCCGTCCTTTCTTGGGTGAATCCCTATAACCCGGCGGCACCCATTCTTAACAGCGTCACCAACCCCTTCCTGCGCCATTTCCGGCGGCGCATCCCGAACGTGGGGGGGGTGGATCTGTCCCCGTTGTTCGTGATTGTCGTGTGCCAGTTGCTTCTCATGGTGCCTATCGCCTGGCTGGAAAGAATGCTCGCGCTCTAGCACCCAGGCCCAGAGCGCCAAGCCTCTGGCCGTGCCGACGGGAATGCTAATTGCATTTTGGTTCGTTCCCAAGCATGAACCGAGGGATCTCCAACTCCCTGGGGCAACTAGCACACGAGATCATGAGCGAATCCCTGGAAGGACTCATCGAAGGTTATGGCCGCTGGCGGGAAGAGATTCGGGCGGGGATCGAATCCTTCCAGGCTTGGCTTGACCGTCACGGCCATGTCGACATCCAGCAAAGTCTGCGCATCTACGACGTCCTGGAAAACCTCAAGAACGACCGCTTGATCCTGGCTTTTCTCGCCGAGTATTCGCGAGGGAAAAGCGAGTTGATCAACGCCATGTTTTTCTCCGATTTCAAGCAACGCCTCCTCCCCTCCGACGTGGGCCGCACCACCATGTGCCACACCGAAATTTTCTACGATCCCAAGGACGAACCCTATATCCGGCTGTTGCCGATCGAAACGCGCAAGGAAGATCCCACCATTGGCATGTATAAGACACAGCCAGAACATTGGGTCACACTGCGTTTGAACATGTCGTCTCAAAAAGACGTTCTGCGAGCGATGGCCAGCTTGGCTGAAACGAAGCAAGTGACGGTGGGCAAGGCGGGAGAATTAGGGCTCCTGGACCCCAACGAAGCCTACTCCACGACCTTGGTGACCAAGGGCAAACTCGTGCAGATTCCCGCTTGGCGCCATGCCATGATCAACTATCCGCATCCTCTGCTGAAAAGCGGGTTGGTGATACTGGACACCCCCAGACTCAACGCACTGGGCACCGAACCGGAGTTGACGCTGCGCATGGTGCCCAATGCCCATGCCGTGGTGTTCTTGCTCGCCATGGATACCGGCGTCATTAAATCCGACATGGAAATCTGGGAACGCTACGTTCAAAGCTACCAGACCCGCCGTATCGCCTTGCTGAACAAGGTCGATCTGACTTGGGACGAGTTGAAGAGCGAGGAGGAGATCCAGCAATCCATTCAACGCCAGATCAAGCAAACCGCCGAGCTTCTCAAGCTTGGCCATGACCAAGTCATCGCGCTGTCAGCTCAAAACCCTGATTGCCCACGACATCATTCCCGCCAAGCAGCAAATCGTGCGAGATTCCGTATCGCTCGAGATGGGCGTCATGGTGGACGATTCTCTGCAGAGCCTGCGCGTGCAACTGGCGGCGGCACGAACAGAGCATCTCGAGCTCGCCAAACTCTCCGGGAAGAACCGGGACATCGCGCAAGCCATGCTTACCCGCCTGGAGCAAGACCGCGCGGAATACTTGAAACGCATGGAGAGCCTGCGAAAATCCTACGGCACGCTACTCAAGCAAGGCCATGCGCTAACGGCCGCCTTGTCGGACGAAAAAATCGAAAAGCTATTAGCGAAAAGCCGAAATGCCATCGAAGGCAGTTGGACCACGGCGGGATTGATGGGAAGCATGAACACCTTGTTCGGCAACTTCGCCTCGCAGTCGGACAACATTCTCGCCTTCGGTAGCGAAA
Coding sequences within it:
- a CDS encoding SRPBCC family protein, which gives rise to MKKLLVAAICGLLSLSVRADGVLNAYQTINIKAPIGKVWDAVKDFDGLHKWHPVFSNDVIKSGTNNVVGAIRTLTVKDGPSFDETLLEWSAAKRRFTYNVIDPNPLPIKNYQSTMEVIQLSPGITAILWRSAFENNSGGKMKEEEVINFLNGAYKAGLDPLKASL
- a CDS encoding pyrroline-5-carboxylate reductase translates to MTSESRTTSVTFIGGGNMARALIGGLLQRGYKAGQFHVVEISENARQALEKKFKVRTSANLSTQPPANGVIVLAVKPQQLREVALSLAPLLQSQLVLTIAAGVRCGDLSRWLGNYGRIARAMPNTPALVLAGVSALYAMPGVDATQRSQAGQILACVGSVIWLDDESQLDAVTAVSGSGPAYVFYFMEAMEEAALELGLNTQQAKQLVLDTFTGAAKLASASAEPAAVLRERVTSKGGTTERALSEFDAARLKQHIVTGVISAAARSRELGDTFGQPA
- a CDS encoding YggT family protein; this translates as MLIQPLIFVLETFAGLFVFALLMRFYLQWFRAAPRNPASLFLHALTDWIVLPARRLIPGLWGIDLASLVMAWAFELLLMILVASLQGVPISVLSGASWVGLALLAVVRLIKLTIYLVMFAVIVQAVLSWVNPYNPAAPILNSVTNPFLRHFRRRIPNVGGVDLSPLFVIVVCQLLLMVPIAWLERMLAL